CACGTCGTCGTGCACCAGGCAGAGCCGCCCCTTGACCGGCGCTTCGCTGTGCTGGGCCAGCCAGTCCTCCCAGTCTTTTAGTTCCTTGGCCTCCTGATGGCTCAGGTCGAGGTCTTCCAGGTAAACCCTGTCGCCCAGCTTGAGGGTGCTGCCGGGGGCCAGACGGCACCACCCATCGGACGCAGGCGCGGCAGGCAGGGCAGGGGGGGTAAGCCCGGCAAAACCGGCCTCACGGGCAAAGCGCTCGAGCAGGTAGGGGCTGGTCACGTAGGCAAACACCCCGGCCAGGCTGCGTACCGGAAACAGCAGCAGCTTGGCATCGCCAAACACCGCCGCTCCGGCGTGCTCCGAGGCGCTGCCGGTTTCCGGGCCAAACAGCGCCAGAAGCTTATCTTTCTCGATTTTGCCCGCCGCTGCATCGCGCAGCACGCCTTTGATGGAGCTACCGGGCAGATACGGAATGCCGGTCGAGCGCTCGCGGGCGATGGGCAGGTCAATGCTGCCCACCCCCTGGCCGGTGCCGGGGTGGAGGGGGGAAAGGGCGTGTAGGAAGAGAATGTGGGTGTTCACTGGGTTCCTCCTAAAGCTGTTTGAAAAAAGCCAGCAAGGGGTCGGCCTCCCCTTTGAGGGGGGCAATGCGTTGGGCTTCGTCTGGGGTTAGGCGAGTATCTAATCACTGGTGCTAGTTGAAAAGTAGCGGGAGAAAGGAATAGGGTCTGGTGTATGCGGCCAGACCCGAGATGCATTCTATCGCTGGAAGACGTTGCTTTGGTGATGTACGTTGGGGTAGACGATGCCCTGCGTTCGAAGGCTGAACAGCATGAACATCAACAAGCCAAGCTCAGCCTTAGTGAGTTGGTCACCATCGGGCTGATGTTCAG
The nucleotide sequence above comes from Meiothermus sp. CFH 77666. Encoded proteins:
- the cmr4 gene encoding type III-B CRISPR module RAMP protein Cmr4 codes for the protein MNTHILFLHALSPLHPGTGQGVGSIDLPIARERSTGIPYLPGSSIKGVLRDAAAGKIEKDKLLALFGPETGSASEHAGAAVFGDAKLLLFPVRSLAGVFAYVTSPYLLERFAREAGFAGLTPPALPAAPASDGWCRLAPGSTLKLGDRVYLEDLDLSHQEAKELKDWEDWLAQHSEAPVKGRLCLVHDDVMGFLLETATEVVARIRLEDETKTVAQGALWYEESLPAESLLYSLLSLGSSRKKAVTVALDDLKPLLGFAQMGGKASVGRGLCRLKLRGSA